One genomic region from Pseudochaenichthys georgianus chromosome 15, fPseGeo1.2, whole genome shotgun sequence encodes:
- the LOC117460075 gene encoding golgin subfamily A member 6-like protein 22, whose amino-acid sequence MEGTKSDQSNMETSDSQSDESLLQFDAETVKLLVMRGDELLDCVTIWEERYGTLEEEMETKEAQHKQQLQENLVTINLLKRREEELLQSQDKSTKDLAEIQQSWESEKQGMKHVVDEKNYQAARNHTLETEKQKMELKLKQVMKHNTNQTCKIKAMEKEVQKLVDRLEKQGEKISEEQQLMESKLKEVTQEKDDLAKKNLSCETELKQVEAKLKQVEEENEHLAKSNKSWETDVKQLKEQMREKEDKFSKDLAEEHLSCETKVHFMETKFQEEEKKKDNLVLKMLIEKTVVQAKFEKAKESIHTLIEENKSWEIDVKQKDMRVQQLENDLDEQEKKFSEDLAEKHQSWATQLEQVEAKCKRVQKQKNHLAKIKKSRETDVKQLEDQMREKEQQFSEDLAEEHLSCETKVHFMETKFQEEEKKKDNLVLKMLIEKTVVQAKFEKAKESIHTLIEENKSWEIDVKQKDMRVQQLENDLDEQEKKFSEDLAEKHQSWATQLEQVEAKCKRVQKQKNHLAKIKKSRETDVKHLEDQMREKEQQFSEDLAEKHQSCETKVHFMETKFQEEEKKMEDEKTLLEDLCLHMKNKSRGFFAHRRATEEKDVILQKMLRKMQEKEKAKREKEEKEEAGRQ is encoded by the coding sequence ATGGAGGGAACAAAGTCAGACCAGAGCAACATGGAGACATCCGACAGCCAGAGCGATGAGAGTCTCCTGCAGTTTGACGCAGAGACCGTCAAACTGCTGGTGATGAGAGGAGATGAACTCCTTGATTGTGTGACAATCTGGGAGGAAAGATACGGCACTCTGGAGGAGGAGATGGAAACTAAAGAGGCTCAACACAAGCAGCAGCTGCAGGAGAACCTGGTGACCATAAACCTGCTGAAGAGAAGAGAGGAAGAACTCCTTCAGAGCCAGGACAAGTCCACCAAGGACCTGGCTGAGATACAACAGAGCTGGGAGAGTGAGAAACAAGGCATGAAGCATGTAGTGGACGAGAAGAACTACCAGGCCGCGAGAAACCACACCTTGGAGACGGAAAAACAAAAGATGGAGTTGAAATTGAAACAGGTGATGAAGCACAACACTAACCAGACCTGTAAGATCAAAGCCATGGAGAAGGAAGTCCAAAAGTTGGTGGACCGGTTGGAAAAGCAGGGAGAAAAGATCTCCGAAGAGCAACAATTGATGGAGAGCAAACTAAAAGAGGTGACTCAGGAAAAGgacgacctggccaagaagaacCTGAGCTGTGAGACGGAGCTCAAACAGGTGGAGGCCAAACTAAaacaggtggaggaggagaacgagCATCTGGCAAAGAGCAACAAAAGCTGGGAGACGGATGTCAAACAGCTGAAAGAGCAGATGAGAGAGAAGGAGGACAAGTTCTCCAAAGACCTGGCAGAAGAACACCTGAGCTGCGAAACCAAGGTTCATTTCATGGAAACCAAATTTCAagaggaagagaagaagaaggacaACCTGGTTCTGAAAATGCTGATCGAGAAGACAGTGGTTCAGGCAAAATTTGAAAAGGCCAAGGAATCCATCCATACCCTGATCGAGGAAAACAAGAGCTGGGAGATCGATGTGAAACAGAAGGACATGAGAGTCCAGCAGCTGGAGAACGACCTGGATGAGCAAGAGAAAAAGTTCTCTGAAGATTTGGCCGAAAAACACCAGAGCTGGGCGACTCAGCTGGAACAGGTGGAGGCTAAATGCAAACGGGTGCAGAAGCAAAAGAATCATTTGGCCAAGATCAAAAAAAGCCGGGAGACGGATGTCAAGCAGCTCGAAGACCAGATGAGAGAGAAGGAGCAACAGTTCTCCGAAGACCTGGCCGAAGAACACCTGAGCTGCGAAACCAAGGTTCATTTCATGGAAACCAAATTTCAagaggaagagaagaagaaggacaACCTGGTTCTGAAAATGCTGATCGAGAAGACAGTGGTTCAGGCAAAATTTGAAAAGGCCAAGGAATCCATCCATACCCTGATCGAGGAAAACAAGAGCTGGGAGATCGATGTGAAACAGAAGGACATGAGAGTCCAGCAGCTGGAGAACGACCTGGATGAGCAAGAGAAAAAGTTCTCTGAAGATTTGGCCGAAAAACACCAGAGCTGGGCGACTCAGCTGGAACAGGTGGAGGCTAAATGCAAACGGGTGCAGAAGCAAAAGAATCATTTGGCCAAGATCAAAAAAAGCCGGGAGACGGATGTCAAGCACCTCGAAGACCAGATGAGAGAGAAGGAGCAACAGTTCTCCGAAGACCTGGCCGAAAAACACCAGAGCTGCGAAACCAAGGTTCATTTCATGGAAACCAAATTTCAAGAGGAAGAGAAGAAGATGGAGGACGAAAAGACACTTCTGGAGGACCTGTGTCTTCACATGAAGAATAAGAGCAGAGGATTCTTCGCTCACAGGAGGGCGACTGAGGAAAAGGACGTCATTTTGCAGAAAATGCTACGCAAGATGCAAGAGAAGGAGAAAGCAAAGCGGGAgaaagaggagaaggaggaggctgGACGTCAGTAG